One window of Mobula hypostoma chromosome 30, sMobHyp1.1, whole genome shotgun sequence genomic DNA carries:
- the LOC134339645 gene encoding histone H1-like, with the protein MTETAPAETAPPAAPAAAKKSPKKKAAGRSKPAGPKLGEQIDKIVADCRDRKGMSAVAIMKALISSGVDVGKRRAQIRMCIRKRVESGSLVQTKGAGLSGSFKSGQGKSAVKVGKKANKPTAKKSPSKKSGAKKPAAKKAAAKKPAAKKAAAKKPAAKKASVKKPAAKKAAPKPKKTAVKK; encoded by the coding sequence ATGACCGAGACAGCACCCGCCGAAACGGCTCCTCCAGCCGCACCCGCCGCCGCAAAGAAGAGTCCCAAGAAGAAGGCGGCCGGCCGGAGCAAACCAGCCGGTCCCAAGCTGGGCGAACAAATCGATAAGATTGTGGCGGATTGTCGCGATAGGAAGGGTATGTCCGCTGTGGCCATCATGAAGGCTCTGATCAGCAGCGGTGTCGATGTGGGGAAACGTCGCGCCCAGATCAGGATGTGCATCAGGAAGAGAGTGGAAAGCGGCTCCTTGGTTCAGACCAAGGGCGCGGGTCTTTCGGGATCCTTTAAATCCGGTCAAGGAAAAAGTGCCGTGAAAGTAGGGAAAAAAGCGAACAAGCCAACGGCAAAGAAATCTCCCAGCAAGAAGTCTGGCGCCAAGAAACCAGCGGCTAAGAAAGCGGCAGCGAAGAAACCAGCGGCCAAGAAAGCGGCAGCAAAGAAACCAGCGGCCAAGAAAGCCTCAGTGAAGAAACCAGCGGCCAAGAAAGCTGCGCCGAAGCCCAAGAAGACAGCAGTCAAAAAGTGA
- the LOC134339650 gene encoding histone H3, which yields MARTKQTARKSTGGKAPRKQLATKAARKSAPATGGVKKPHRYRPGTVALREIRRYQKSTELLIRKLPFQRLVREIAQDFKTDLRFQSSAVMALQEASEAYLVGLFEDTNLCAIHAKRVTIMPKDIQLARRIRGERA from the coding sequence ATGGCCCGGACCAAGCAGACAGCGCGTAAATCGACCGGAGGGAAAGCTCCTCGCAAACAGTTGGCGACCAAAGCGGCGCGGAAGAGCGCTCCAGCCACCGGCGGAGTGAAGAAGCCTCATCGCTACCGGCCCGGCACCGTGGCTCTGCGGGAGATCCGGCGCTACCAGAAATCCACCGAGCTGCTCATCCGCAAACTTCCCTTCCAGCGCCTGGTGCGGGAGATCGCTCAGGACTTCAAAACCGATCTGCGCTTCCAGAGCTCGGCCGTCATGGCCCTGCAGGAGGCTAGCGAGGCTTACCTGGTCGGGCTGTTTGAGGACACTAACCTGTGCGCCATCCACGCCAAGCGAGTCACCATCATGCCCAAGGACATCCAGTTGGCCCGCCGCATCCGCGGGGAGCGCGCCTAA